Part of the Syntrophorhabdaceae bacterium genome, AAAAGGATAAAGGAGTCACTTTTTCGTAACGATAAACCATTAACGATAAGAATGGGTAATGTCGATTCCCAGAGGGACTTTGTCGCTGTTGGTGATGTGGCAGACGCCTACATTAAGATGGTTGAGGGCGACTGCCGGGGCGAGGTCTACAACGTGTGTTCGGGCAAACCTTTTTCAATTAGGCGTATTGTAGAATTGATCGCGTCTTATTCGAACATTGCTGTGGAGATCGTGCACGATCCTGCTCTCGTCCGATGTCAGGATGTACCGGTTTCATTCGGGAGCTACGCTAAGGCCAACAGGGATTTTGGCTTTGTTCCCGGGACGGATATTGAGACCGAGATTGCAGAGGCGTGGCGGTACTATATGGAGCAGGCATCCGAAGCATAGCGGTTGGGAGTTAATCAGGAATTACGTTATGAAAGACATATCAATAGATAGGCTCGCGTCAGCCGTTACGAACAGAACCGTCAGTTTTTTTCAGAATGATTTTGATTCGCACCGTAGAGAACTTGAGGACCGAATAAGGGACAGGAGAGTTCTCGTAATAGGAGGGGCGGGAAGCATAGGAAGCGCCACGGTACGTCTAGTCAGTCAATTCGGTCCATCCGTGCTCCATGTGGTGGACCAGAATGAGAACGATCTCGCGGAACTCGTGCGATTTCTTCGCAACCAAGCGTATCTTCCATCATCCACGGATTTCAGAACATTGCCGCTGGATTTTGGCTCAGAGCTCATGCACCGTTTTCTTATCGACGAGCCACCCTACGACTTTGTTCTCAACTTTGCCGCGCTGAAACATGTGCGGTCTGAG contains:
- a CDS encoding GDP-mannose 4,6-dehydratase, with protein sequence KRIKESLFRNDKPLTIRMGNVDSQRDFVAVGDVADAYIKMVEGDCRGEVYNVCSGKPFSIRRIVELIASYSNIAVEIVHDPALVRCQDVPVSFGSYAKANRDFGFVPGTDIETEIAEAWRYYMEQASEA